One region of Streptomyces leeuwenhoekii genomic DNA includes:
- a CDS encoding UdgX family uracil-DNA binding protein (This protein belongs to the uracil DNA glycosylase superfamily, members of which act in excision repair of DNA. However, it belongs more specifically to UdgX branch, whose founding member was found to bind uracil in DNA (where it does not belong), without cleaving it, appears to promote DNA repair by a pathway involving RecA, rather than base excision.): MSPRTSAPEDAYNAAPFVPDGAGLAALREAAAGCRGCPLHRDATQTVFGAGDTGARVMLVGEQPGDQEDRQGRPFVGPAGKLLDRALAEAGIDPGEAYVTNAVKHFKFTRAEPRKRRIHKAPTLRETTACGPWLAAELALVEPELIVVLGATAGKALLGSSFRVTEVRGTVLEEEIHGRPERLVPTAHPSAVLRAEDREGAYQGLVSDLRVAARALG; the protein is encoded by the coding sequence ATGAGCCCCCGTACCTCCGCGCCCGAGGACGCCTACAACGCCGCGCCCTTCGTCCCGGACGGCGCCGGCCTCGCCGCGCTGCGCGAGGCCGCCGCCGGGTGCCGGGGCTGCCCGCTGCACCGGGACGCCACGCAGACCGTCTTCGGCGCCGGGGACACCGGCGCGCGGGTGATGCTGGTGGGCGAGCAGCCCGGCGACCAGGAGGACCGGCAGGGCCGGCCGTTCGTCGGGCCCGCGGGCAAGCTGCTGGACCGCGCCCTGGCCGAGGCGGGCATCGACCCGGGCGAGGCGTATGTCACCAACGCCGTCAAGCACTTCAAGTTCACCCGGGCCGAGCCCCGCAAGCGCCGGATCCACAAGGCGCCGACCCTGCGGGAGACGACGGCGTGCGGGCCGTGGCTCGCCGCCGAGCTGGCGCTGGTGGAGCCCGAGCTGATCGTGGTGCTCGGCGCCACCGCCGGGAAGGCGCTGCTCGGGTCGTCGTTCCGGGTCACCGAGGTGCGCGGCACGGTCCTGGAGGAGGAGATCCACGGCCGTCCGGAGCGGCTGGTGCCGACCGCGCACCCCTCGGCGGTGCTGCGGGCGGAGGACCGGGAGGGCGCCTACCAGGGACTCGTGTCGGATCTGCGGGTGGCCGCCCGGGCTCTCGGCTGA
- a CDS encoding TetR/AcrR family transcriptional regulator — protein MGTGKTKRMPRAVREQQMLDAAVRIFGERGYRAASMDEIAELAGVSKPLVYLYLNSKEDLFTACIRREARALTEAVRAGVRPGLPADRRLWAGLRAFFTHTARHPHGWKVLHLQARTHGEPFAAEVAAMRQEIVAFVTQLIAAAAREAPAQGPGCTRGAAGPGGPGLPERDVAGLAEALVGAAESLADWAGGTEGVTARQAAATLMNFAWAGLGDLMAGRPWTPPRDDEHEGEHERDLEYEGEDVGEHEPEPERARVARAG, from the coding sequence ATGGGTACCGGGAAGACCAAGCGGATGCCGCGTGCGGTCCGTGAGCAGCAGATGCTGGACGCCGCCGTACGGATCTTCGGGGAGCGCGGCTACCGGGCCGCGTCGATGGACGAGATCGCCGAACTGGCGGGCGTGTCCAAGCCGCTGGTGTACCTGTACCTGAACTCCAAGGAAGACCTCTTCACCGCCTGCATCCGCCGCGAGGCGCGGGCGCTGACCGAGGCCGTCCGCGCCGGGGTCCGCCCCGGACTGCCCGCAGACCGCCGCCTCTGGGCCGGTCTGCGGGCCTTTTTCACGCACACCGCCCGGCATCCGCACGGCTGGAAGGTGCTGCACCTCCAGGCCCGTACGCACGGTGAGCCGTTCGCCGCCGAGGTCGCCGCCATGCGCCAGGAGATCGTGGCGTTCGTGACGCAGTTGATCGCCGCTGCGGCCCGGGAGGCCCCCGCCCAGGGGCCCGGTTGTACCCGTGGTGCGGCGGGTCCGGGCGGCCCCGGCCTGCCCGAGCGGGACGTCGCCGGGCTCGCGGAGGCCCTGGTCGGCGCCGCCGAGTCGCTCGCCGACTGGGCGGGCGGCACCGAGGGCGTCACGGCGAGGCAGGCGGCGGCGACCTTGATGAACTTCGCCTGGGCGGGCCTGGGCGACCTGATGGCGGGCCGCCCCTGGACCCCGCCGCGGGACGACGAGCACGAGGGCGAGCACGAGCGCGACCTCGAGTACGAGGGCGAGGACGTGGGCGAGCACGAGCCCGAGCCCGAGCGCGCGCGGGTCGCCCGGGCCGGGTAG
- a CDS encoding DUF4229 domain-containing protein has translation MLRYTLKRLGIFAGCLVVVWGLVYSGVFPRGLGDSNGMWIILLALVISAPISFVVLRQERDRASEQVVRRVDRMKANLDANRSQEDLADDTARAQGQTS, from the coding sequence ATGCTCCGCTACACGCTGAAGCGCCTCGGGATCTTCGCGGGCTGCCTCGTGGTCGTCTGGGGCCTCGTCTACTCCGGCGTCTTCCCCCGCGGCCTCGGTGACTCCAACGGCATGTGGATCATCCTGCTCGCCCTGGTGATCTCGGCCCCGATCAGCTTCGTCGTGCTGCGCCAGGAGCGGGACCGGGCCTCCGAGCAGGTGGTGCGCCGGGTGGACCGGATGAAGGCGAACCTGGACGCCAACCGCAGCCAGGAGGACCTGGCCGACGACACGGCGCGCGCACAGGGCCAGACCTCCTGA
- a CDS encoding dicarboxylate/amino acid:cation symporter yields the protein MPVSTNTKSFKVPFWAQIIAGLVLGVLLGWLARSQDLSWLVTTLEKVGGTFIGLLKLAVAPLVFFAILVSITNLRKVNNAARLATRTLLWFMITSLIAVAIGLVIGLVTNPGAGTGLTPADGGKPEKTGSWIDFLTGIVPTDVITPFTELNVLQIVFMAAVAGIAALQLGEKAQPILTLSESVLELLQKALWWVIRLAPLGTVGLIGNAIASYGWDLIGKYATFTADIYVGCAIVLFVVYPALIATVAKANPLQFFKGAWPAIQLAFVSRSSVGTMPLTQKVTERLGVPKEYASFAVPFGATTKMDGCAAIYPAIAAIFVAQIFDIQLNVGDYLLIAFVSVVGSAATAGLTGATVMLTLTLSTLGLPMEGVGLLLAIDPILDMMRTATNVAGQALVPVLVSAREGLLDRTAYDTAHSSPLDEPEPARDRERDQGPVPAAA from the coding sequence TTGCCCGTGTCCACGAACACGAAGTCCTTCAAGGTGCCCTTCTGGGCCCAGATAATCGCCGGTCTCGTCCTGGGCGTCCTGCTCGGCTGGCTGGCCCGCAGCCAGGACCTGTCCTGGCTGGTCACCACCCTCGAGAAGGTCGGTGGCACCTTCATCGGCCTGCTGAAGCTGGCCGTCGCCCCGCTCGTCTTCTTCGCGATCCTGGTGTCGATCACCAACCTGCGGAAGGTCAACAACGCGGCCCGCCTGGCGACCCGCACCCTTCTCTGGTTCATGATCACCTCGCTGATCGCGGTGGCCATCGGCCTCGTCATCGGCCTGGTCACCAACCCCGGCGCCGGCACCGGCCTCACCCCGGCCGACGGCGGCAAGCCGGAGAAGACCGGCTCCTGGATCGACTTCCTCACCGGCATCGTGCCCACCGACGTGATCACGCCGTTCACCGAGCTGAACGTGCTGCAGATCGTCTTCATGGCCGCCGTCGCCGGTATCGCCGCCCTCCAGCTCGGCGAGAAGGCCCAGCCGATCCTCACCCTGAGCGAGTCCGTCCTCGAACTCCTCCAGAAGGCCCTGTGGTGGGTCATCCGCCTTGCCCCGCTGGGCACGGTCGGCCTGATCGGCAACGCCATCGCCAGCTACGGCTGGGACCTGATCGGCAAGTACGCCACCTTCACCGCCGACATCTACGTCGGCTGCGCGATCGTGCTGTTCGTGGTCTACCCGGCGCTGATCGCCACCGTGGCCAAGGCCAACCCGCTGCAGTTCTTCAAGGGCGCCTGGCCCGCGATCCAGCTCGCCTTCGTCTCCCGTTCCTCGGTCGGCACCATGCCGCTGACCCAGAAGGTCACCGAGCGCCTCGGCGTCCCGAAGGAGTACGCGTCCTTCGCCGTGCCGTTCGGCGCCACCACCAAGATGGACGGCTGCGCCGCGATCTACCCGGCGATCGCCGCGATCTTCGTCGCGCAGATCTTCGACATCCAGCTCAACGTCGGCGACTACCTGCTGATCGCGTTCGTCTCGGTGGTCGGCTCCGCCGCCACGGCCGGTCTGACCGGCGCGACGGTCATGCTGACCCTGACCCTGTCCACGCTCGGCCTGCCCATGGAGGGCGTCGGCCTGCTGCTGGCGATCGACCCGATCCTGGACATGATGCGCACCGCGACCAACGTCGCCGGCCAGGCGCTGGTGCCGGTCCTCGTGTCGGCCCGCGAGGGCCTGCTCGACCGCACGGCGTACGACACGGCCCACAGCTCGCCGCTCGACGAGCCGGAGCCGGCGCGGGACCGGGAGCGGGACCAGGGACCGGTGCCGGCCGCCGCCTGA
- a CDS encoding 3-oxoacyl-ACP reductase — translation MADRYLSFTGTAPGRFLTRRLGLPQPAALRRWSPERPVLEGGLLHLTAGVSTLPADAPDAGLPAVLARAGLGADTGRPAAVVLDATGVRDVAGLDGVHAALHPVVRSVAASGRVVVLGSPPDPADHHQAAAQQALEGFARSLGKEIGRGRTVNLVRLTDAPSAESTLRFLLSPKSAYVSGQVVEVGAGRITAPEDWARPLAGRTALITGAARGIGEAVAETLARDGARVVVLDVPGAEPDARRVAERLGGTALALDITAADAGERIARALPDGLDLLIHNAGITRDRRLVNMPAERWSSVLDVNLASVLRTTDALLAAGAVRPGGRIVATASIAGLAGNAGQTNYGASKAGVVGLVRSLAPRALGEHGVTVNAVAPGFVETRMTAAIPLLIREAGRRMNSLAQGGLPVDVAETTAWLAHPASGAVNGQVVRVCGQSLLGA, via the coding sequence ATGGCCGACCGCTATCTGAGCTTCACCGGCACCGCGCCCGGCCGCTTCCTGACCCGCCGCCTGGGCCTTCCGCAGCCCGCGGCCCTGCGGCGCTGGTCCCCCGAGCGGCCGGTCCTGGAGGGCGGCCTGCTCCACCTCACCGCCGGGGTGTCCACGCTCCCCGCGGACGCCCCGGACGCCGGTCTTCCGGCCGTCCTCGCCCGGGCCGGGCTCGGCGCGGACACCGGCCGGCCCGCCGCCGTCGTCCTGGACGCCACCGGGGTGCGGGACGTGGCCGGGCTGGACGGGGTGCACGCGGCGCTGCACCCGGTGGTGCGGTCGGTCGCGGCGAGCGGCCGGGTGGTCGTCCTGGGCTCCCCGCCCGACCCCGCCGACCACCACCAGGCCGCCGCCCAGCAGGCGCTGGAGGGCTTCGCCCGCTCGCTCGGCAAGGAGATCGGCCGGGGCAGGACCGTCAATCTGGTCCGGCTCACCGACGCGCCGTCCGCCGAGTCGACCCTGCGCTTCCTGCTCTCCCCCAAGTCCGCCTACGTCAGCGGTCAGGTCGTCGAGGTCGGCGCCGGGCGGATCACCGCGCCGGAGGACTGGGCGCGCCCGCTGGCCGGGCGCACCGCCCTGATCACCGGCGCCGCACGCGGCATCGGCGAGGCGGTCGCCGAGACCCTGGCCCGGGACGGCGCCCGGGTCGTGGTCCTCGACGTGCCGGGGGCCGAACCGGACGCCCGCCGGGTCGCCGAACGGCTCGGCGGCACCGCCCTCGCCCTCGACATCACCGCCGCCGACGCGGGCGAGCGGATCGCCCGCGCCCTGCCCGACGGCCTCGATCTGCTCATCCACAACGCGGGCATCACCCGTGACCGGCGGCTGGTCAACATGCCCGCCGAACGCTGGAGTTCCGTCCTCGACGTCAACCTGGCGAGCGTGCTGCGCACCACCGACGCGCTGCTGGCGGCCGGGGCGGTCCGGCCCGGCGGGCGGATCGTCGCGACGGCCTCCATCGCGGGCCTGGCCGGAAACGCGGGCCAGACCAACTACGGGGCGAGCAAGGCGGGCGTGGTCGGTCTGGTGCGTTCGCTGGCGCCGCGCGCGCTCGGCGAGCACGGGGTGACGGTCAACGCGGTCGCCCCGGGCTTCGTGGAGACCCGGATGACCGCGGCGATCCCCCTGCTCATCCGCGAGGCGGGCCGCCGGATGAACTCCCTCGCCCAGGGCGGACTGCCCGTCGACGTCGCCGAGACCACCGCCTGGCTCGCCCACCCCGCCTCCGGCGCGGTCAACGGGCAGGTCGTCCGGGTCTGCGGCCAGAGCCTGCTGGGGGCCTGA
- a CDS encoding putative leader peptide produces the protein MNSAAAPTTPPSVALVARLHVDLCRCASATCRP, from the coding sequence ATGAACTCAGCAGCCGCGCCCACCACACCCCCGAGCGTCGCGCTCGTGGCGCGCCTGCACGTGGACCTCTGTCGGTGCGCGTCCGCGACCTGTCGCCCCTGA
- a CDS encoding Lrp/AsnC family transcriptional regulator, whose amino-acid sequence MDAVDRQLIQALRENGRASYAELGRLVGLSGPSVTDRINRLEAAGVITGYRATVDSASLGLGVTALIGISLSDAADHEDVARRLKDLSEIEDCWFIAGDDSYMLKVRATDVDGLEKIIRRLSGTRGVSRTRTTIVLSTKWENRVGELPEEV is encoded by the coding sequence ATGGACGCGGTGGACAGGCAGCTCATCCAGGCCCTGAGGGAGAACGGCCGGGCCTCCTACGCGGAGCTGGGGCGCCTCGTCGGCCTGTCGGGACCCAGTGTCACCGACCGCATCAACCGGCTGGAGGCGGCCGGGGTCATCACCGGCTACCGGGCCACCGTGGACTCCGCCTCGCTCGGTCTCGGCGTCACCGCCCTGATCGGCATCTCGCTCTCCGACGCCGCCGACCACGAGGACGTGGCGCGCCGGCTGAAGGACCTGTCGGAGATCGAGGACTGCTGGTTCATCGCGGGCGACGACTCCTACATGCTCAAGGTGCGCGCGACCGACGTGGACGGACTGGAGAAGATCATCCGCCGGCTCAGCGGCACCCGGGGTGTCTCCCGCACCCGCACCACCATCGTGCTCTCGACCAAGTGGGAGAACCGGGTGGGGGAGCTGCCGGAAGAGGTGTGA
- a CDS encoding UbiX family flavin prenyltransferase, which yields MNAGESQRTPWIVGVSGASGTPYAAAVLRALLAAGESVDLVVSRASRLTLLDETGISYRDAHWRDDLRRWLSRGADGTPDAFDVDLAGVRHWSAGDLAAGPSSGSYPAQGMIIVPASTACVAGVALGLSKDLLQRAASVTLKEKRTLVVAVRETPLDGRTLRHLVTLDDAGAAVVPASPAFYAGATHIQDLVDFVAGRVLDAAGVEHRLYRRWKGDLGGGSRTATGGGAPTAD from the coding sequence GTGAACGCAGGGGAATCGCAGCGCACGCCTTGGATCGTGGGGGTCTCCGGAGCATCCGGCACCCCCTACGCCGCGGCGGTGCTGCGTGCCCTGCTCGCCGCCGGCGAGAGCGTCGATCTCGTCGTCAGCCGGGCCTCGCGGCTCACCCTGCTCGACGAGACCGGCATCTCCTACCGGGACGCCCACTGGCGCGACGACCTGCGGCGGTGGCTGTCCCGCGGGGCCGACGGCACACCGGACGCCTTCGACGTGGACCTCGCCGGGGTTCGGCACTGGAGCGCGGGCGACCTGGCCGCCGGGCCGTCCTCGGGGTCGTACCCCGCCCAGGGCATGATCATCGTCCCCGCCTCGACGGCGTGCGTGGCCGGGGTCGCCCTCGGGCTGTCGAAGGACCTGCTCCAGCGGGCGGCGAGCGTGACCCTGAAGGAGAAGCGCACGCTGGTCGTCGCCGTCCGGGAGACCCCGCTGGACGGCCGGACCCTGCGCCACCTGGTGACGCTGGACGACGCGGGCGCGGCCGTGGTGCCCGCCTCCCCGGCCTTCTACGCGGGGGCGACGCACATCCAGGACCTGGTCGACTTCGTCGCCGGGCGGGTCCTCGACGCGGCGGGCGTCGAGCACCGGCTCTACCGGCGCTGGAAGGGCGACCTCGGCGGCGGGTCGCGCACGGCGACCGGGGGCGGGGCACCCACGGCCGACTGA
- a CDS encoding GNAT family N-acetyltransferase yields MSLTFTFDPAITPALREGVLELWTDVSNAGGSVGFVPPVTREDIRPELVKHMVAMAEGRTRLLVGHDEAGEVAATAFLTFNTHRLMTHWLWLYTVMVHPRHQGKGYGRDLLAAAERAARGIDGIEAIRLTCRGGLGLERFYASCGYKEVGRVPDAIRVAPGDDRDDITMLLPLT; encoded by the coding sequence GTGTCCCTTACTTTCACTTTCGATCCGGCCATCACGCCCGCCCTGCGCGAAGGCGTCCTGGAGCTGTGGACCGACGTCTCCAACGCGGGCGGCTCCGTCGGTTTCGTGCCGCCGGTGACGCGCGAGGACATCCGTCCGGAGCTGGTCAAGCACATGGTGGCCATGGCGGAGGGGCGGACCCGGCTGCTCGTCGGGCACGACGAGGCGGGCGAGGTGGCCGCCACCGCGTTCCTCACCTTCAACACGCACCGGCTGATGACCCACTGGCTGTGGCTCTACACGGTGATGGTCCACCCCCGCCACCAGGGCAAGGGGTACGGCCGGGACCTGCTGGCCGCCGCCGAGCGGGCGGCCCGCGGCATCGACGGGATCGAGGCGATCCGGCTGACCTGCCGGGGCGGGCTCGGTCTGGAGCGGTTCTACGCCTCCTGCGGCTACAAGGAGGTCGGCCGCGTCCCCGACGCGATCAGGGTCGCCCCGGGCGACGACCGCGACGACATCACCATGCTGCTGCCGCTGACCTGA
- a CDS encoding acetyl-CoA C-acetyltransferase — translation MSPLEPPQARRVAIVGGARIPFARSDGPYATASNQEMLTAALDGLVERYGLAGSGAVGEFVAGAVLKHSRDFNLARETVLASRLDARTPAHDVQQACGTGLQAVITAANKIALGQIESAVAGGADTASDAPLGVNDALRRILLEARRARTAGARLKALAKIRPAHLVPDIPRNAEPRTGLSMGEHAAVTARAWGITREAQDELAAASHRRLAAAYERGFFEGLVVPFRGLARDQNLRPDSTPEKLAALRPVFGLDHPGPTMTAGNSTPLTDGAATVLLASEEWAAARGLEPLAFLSACETAAVDFVSGDVAGGEDGLLMAPAYAVPRLLERTGLALADFDFVEIHEAFASQVLATLAAWEKRGLGTVDRARLNVAGSSLATGHPFAATGARIVATLAALLAERERPGRGLISICAAGGQGVAAVLERA, via the coding sequence ATGAGCCCCCTTGAACCGCCGCAGGCGCGCCGCGTCGCGATCGTGGGCGGCGCCCGCATCCCCTTCGCCCGCTCCGACGGCCCGTACGCCACCGCCTCCAATCAGGAGATGCTGACGGCCGCCCTGGACGGTCTCGTCGAGCGGTACGGGCTGGCGGGGTCCGGCGCGGTGGGGGAGTTCGTCGCCGGGGCGGTCCTCAAGCACAGCCGGGACTTCAACCTCGCCCGCGAGACGGTCCTCGCCTCGCGGCTCGACGCCCGCACCCCCGCCCACGACGTCCAGCAGGCGTGCGGCACCGGCCTCCAGGCCGTCATCACCGCCGCCAACAAGATCGCCCTCGGGCAGATCGAGTCGGCGGTCGCGGGCGGCGCCGACACGGCGAGCGACGCGCCCCTGGGCGTCAACGACGCGCTGCGCCGCATCCTGCTCGAAGCCCGCCGGGCCAGGACGGCCGGCGCCCGGCTGAAGGCGCTGGCGAAGATCCGGCCCGCCCATCTGGTCCCCGACATCCCGCGCAACGCCGAGCCGCGCACCGGCCTGTCGATGGGCGAGCACGCCGCCGTCACCGCCCGCGCCTGGGGCATCACCCGCGAGGCCCAGGACGAGCTGGCGGCGGCCAGTCACCGGCGGCTCGCGGCGGCGTACGAACGCGGCTTCTTCGAGGGCCTGGTCGTCCCCTTCCGGGGCCTGGCCCGCGACCAGAACCTGCGCCCGGACTCCACGCCGGAGAAACTGGCCGCCCTGCGGCCGGTGTTCGGTCTGGACCACCCCGGACCCACCATGACGGCGGGCAACTCCACCCCGCTGACCGACGGCGCGGCGACGGTCCTGCTCGCCTCCGAGGAGTGGGCGGCGGCCCGCGGGCTGGAGCCGCTCGCCTTCCTGTCCGCCTGTGAGACGGCGGCCGTCGACTTCGTCTCCGGTGACGTCGCGGGCGGCGAGGACGGGCTGCTGATGGCCCCGGCGTACGCGGTCCCGCGGCTGCTGGAGCGGACCGGGCTCGCCCTCGCGGACTTCGACTTCGTGGAGATCCACGAGGCGTTCGCCTCGCAGGTGCTGGCGACGCTGGCCGCCTGGGAGAAGCGGGGCCTGGGCACGGTGGACCGCGCCCGTCTGAACGTGGCCGGGTCCTCCCTGGCCACCGGCCACCCCTTCGCGGCGACCGGCGCCCGGATCGTGGCGACGCTGGCCGCGCTGCTCGCCGAGCGCGAGCGTCCGGGGCGGGGCCTGATCTCGATCTGCGCGGCGGGCGGCCAGGGCGTGGCGGCCGTCCTGGAGCGGGCCTGA
- the mqnE gene encoding aminofutalosine synthase MqnE, which produces MDVGLKRELEEKVRSGERLTREDGIALYESDDLAWLGGLAHEVRTRKNGDVVHFNVNRHLNMTNVCTASCAYCSFQRKPGEKDAYTMRIEEAVKLAKAMESENLTELHIVNGLHPNLPWRYYPRSLRELKAALPDVSLKAFTATEIHHFETISGLSASEILDELIDAGLESLTGGGAEIFDWEVRQHIVDHRTHWEDWSRIHRLAHEKGLKTPCTMLYGHIEEPRHRVDHVLRLRELQDETGGFQVFIPLRYQHDFVDMKDGKIRNRLQARTQMATGAEALKTFAVSRLLFDNVPHVKVFWVMHGVQTAQLALQHGADDMDGSVVEYKITHDADNYGTPNKLTREDLLDLIRDAGFRPVERNTRYEIIREYDGPDPARRDSPQPMRV; this is translated from the coding sequence ATGGACGTCGGGCTCAAGCGCGAGCTGGAGGAGAAGGTCCGCTCCGGTGAGCGGCTGACCCGCGAGGACGGCATCGCGCTGTACGAGTCGGACGACCTGGCCTGGCTCGGCGGCCTCGCGCACGAGGTGCGGACGCGGAAGAACGGCGACGTCGTCCACTTCAACGTCAACCGCCACCTCAACATGACCAACGTCTGCACGGCCTCCTGCGCCTACTGCTCCTTCCAGCGCAAGCCGGGGGAGAAGGACGCGTACACGATGCGCATCGAGGAGGCCGTGAAGCTGGCCAAGGCGATGGAGTCGGAGAACCTCACCGAGCTGCACATCGTCAACGGCCTGCACCCGAACCTGCCGTGGCGCTACTACCCGCGCTCGCTGCGGGAGCTGAAGGCCGCCCTGCCGGACGTGTCCCTGAAGGCGTTCACCGCCACCGAGATCCACCACTTCGAGACGATCTCCGGGCTGAGCGCGAGCGAGATCCTCGACGAGCTGATCGACGCCGGTCTGGAGTCCCTGACCGGCGGCGGCGCGGAGATCTTCGACTGGGAGGTCCGGCAGCACATCGTGGACCACCGCACCCACTGGGAGGACTGGTCCCGCATCCACCGCCTGGCGCACGAGAAGGGTCTGAAGACCCCGTGCACCATGCTGTACGGGCACATCGAGGAGCCCCGCCACCGCGTCGACCACGTGCTCAGGCTGCGCGAGCTCCAGGACGAGACCGGCGGCTTCCAGGTCTTCATCCCGCTGCGCTACCAGCACGACTTCGTCGACATGAAGGACGGCAAGATCCGCAACCGCCTCCAGGCCCGGACGCAGATGGCGACCGGCGCCGAGGCGCTGAAGACCTTCGCGGTCTCGCGGCTGCTGTTCGACAACGTGCCGCACGTCAAGGTCTTCTGGGTCATGCACGGCGTCCAGACCGCCCAGCTCGCCCTCCAGCACGGCGCCGACGACATGGACGGCTCGGTCGTCGAGTACAAGATCACGCACGACGCCGACAACTACGGCACGCCGAACAAGCTCACCCGCGAGGACCTGCTGGACCTGATCCGCGACGCCGGTTTCCGGCCGGTGGAGCGCAACACGCGGTACGAGATCATCCGGGAGTACGACGGTCCGGACCCGGCCCGCCGCGACTCCCCCCAGCCGATGCGGGTGTGA
- a CDS encoding MaoC/PaaZ C-terminal domain-containing protein — MTTPASPSSPSSSPSSSPVVTTLTRAPALPPLLARGALLSPLKRPRPDAAFPRTRLLLPGARADLARLAAYERVCGFPAGESGLPVTYPHLLGFPLAMRLMSGRDFPLPLLGLVHTSITVTRRAAMPAGEAYDIAVHVAGLAPHRRGTEATVVTEARAGGAVVWESASTYLARHRTAPGGGRRPEAEHRPLPARAEWRLAADLGRRYGAVSGDRNPIHLHPLTARLFGFPRALAHGMWTLARCLAAHGTPEAVSVRAAFRAPVLLPGTVTYGARDGRFELRGPDGRPHLTGTVDPA; from the coding sequence ATGACCACGCCCGCCTCGCCGTCCTCGCCGTCGTCCTCGCCGTCCTCGTCGCCGGTGGTCACCACCCTCACCAGGGCGCCCGCCCTGCCGCCGCTGCTGGCCCGCGGGGCCCTGCTCTCCCCCCTCAAGCGGCCCCGCCCGGACGCCGCCTTTCCCCGCACCCGGCTGCTGCTGCCGGGGGCCCGCGCCGACCTCGCCCGGCTGGCCGCCTACGAGCGGGTGTGCGGCTTCCCGGCCGGGGAGAGCGGCCTGCCGGTCACCTATCCGCACCTGCTCGGCTTCCCACTGGCGATGCGGCTGATGAGCGGCCGGGACTTCCCGCTGCCGCTGCTCGGGCTCGTCCACACCTCGATCACCGTGACCCGGCGGGCGGCCATGCCGGCCGGCGAGGCGTACGACATCGCCGTCCACGTCGCCGGGCTGGCGCCGCACCGGCGGGGCACCGAGGCGACGGTCGTCACCGAGGCACGGGCGGGCGGGGCCGTCGTCTGGGAGTCGGCGAGCACGTATCTGGCGCGCCACCGCACCGCGCCGGGCGGCGGCCGGCGCCCCGAGGCGGAGCACCGGCCGCTGCCCGCCCGGGCCGAATGGCGCCTCGCCGCCGACCTGGGACGCCGCTACGGTGCCGTGTCCGGCGACCGGAACCCGATCCACCTGCACCCGCTCACCGCCCGGCTCTTCGGCTTTCCCCGCGCCCTCGCGCACGGCATGTGGACCCTCGCCCGGTGCCTCGCCGCGCACGGCACGCCCGAGGCGGTGTCGGTCCGGGCCGCGTTCCGGGCCCCGGTGCTGCTGCCGGGGACGGTGACGTACGGGGCGCGGGACGGGCGGTTCGAGCTGCGCGGCCCGGACGGCCGGCCGCATCTGACGGGGACCGTCGACCCGGCCTGA